The following proteins are encoded in a genomic region of Candidatus Neomarinimicrobiota bacterium:
- a CDS encoding electron transfer flavoprotein subunit beta/FixA family protein has protein sequence MNIIVCMKSVPSSETKVKVNSNGKSIDETDIVYEINPYDEYALEEAIKIKEAHGGKVVIITLGAPTATQNIRKGLAMGADEAVHLICENIELADSAIVADLLAAAIKEMEFDIIFCGKKAIDCDNHQVPNRIAQLLGIPAVTAISGLELTPESAKATRNIEGGSETIPVDFPALFSAEKGLNEPRYASLPGIMAAKKKPIDERQVSAGEQLLELISLELPPPKPEGRIVGEGPEAAVELIRILREEAKVI, from the coding sequence TTGAATATCATAGTCTGTATGAAGTCGGTACCCAGTTCGGAGACGAAGGTAAAGGTCAATTCGAATGGAAAATCTATAGACGAAACCGACATTGTTTACGAGATTAATCCCTATGACGAATATGCCCTTGAAGAGGCGATCAAGATCAAAGAAGCCCACGGGGGAAAAGTGGTTATAATCACTCTTGGAGCTCCAACGGCTACGCAAAACATAAGAAAAGGGCTTGCGATGGGCGCTGATGAAGCTGTGCACCTGATATGCGAAAATATCGAACTTGCCGATTCCGCAATTGTAGCGGATCTACTTGCTGCGGCAATAAAAGAGATGGAATTCGACATCATATTTTGCGGTAAAAAGGCAATAGACTGCGATAACCATCAAGTTCCGAACAGGATCGCACAGCTGCTCGGCATTCCCGCCGTGACTGCAATCTCCGGTCTCGAACTCACGCCCGAGAGCGCTAAGGCGACCAGAAATATAGAGGGCGGCTCGGAAACGATTCCGGTTGATTTTCCAGCCCTATTCTCAGCGGAAAAGGGATTGAACGAACCGAGATATGCTTCGCTTCCCGGTATAATGGCAGCAAAAAAGAAACCTATTGATGAGAGGCAGGTTTCAGCAGGAGAACAGCTGCTTGAGCTTATTTCTCTCGAATTACCTCCACCTAAACCGGAAGGGCGCATCGTCGGCGAAGGTCCTGAAGCCGCGGTAGAACTTATCAGAATTTTGCGGGAAGAAGCAAAGGTAATATAG
- a CDS encoding electron transfer flavoprotein subunit alpha/FixB family protein: MAKGVLVFVEQREGVLKSTAFEAVTLGKEIKSTIGGDLAAVLIGSDVAGIIPEISEQGLDKVYIANDEELKFYDGGRYAGIIEEAANKADPAVIIIVASSMGKDIAPRLASALGAGVATDCTAVEVDGGRIIVTRPVYAGKALVKLKFKSDPQVLTIRPNVFPVSRQEPNPPEVIKLEAGDRKEPVERVEHVKSERPELTEASIIVSGGRGMGGPENFHLTEELADELGAAVGASRAVVDAGWRPHSEQVGQTGKTVSPNLYIACGISGAIQHLAGMLSSKNIVAINKDPDAPIFKVATYGIVGDLFEVIPRMVEEVRKIKG, encoded by the coding sequence GTGGCAAAAGGGGTACTTGTATTCGTGGAGCAGAGGGAGGGCGTATTAAAATCTACTGCTTTTGAAGCAGTTACGCTCGGAAAGGAAATTAAATCAACAATAGGTGGAGACCTTGCAGCGGTATTGATCGGGTCGGACGTTGCCGGGATCATCCCGGAGATAAGCGAACAGGGTCTCGACAAGGTTTACATAGCGAACGATGAGGAGTTGAAATTTTACGACGGCGGAAGATATGCCGGCATTATCGAGGAAGCGGCGAATAAGGCTGATCCGGCGGTAATAATAATCGTGGCGTCATCTATGGGGAAGGATATAGCTCCGCGATTGGCTTCAGCGCTCGGAGCCGGTGTAGCGACAGACTGCACGGCTGTTGAGGTTGATGGCGGCAGGATAATAGTCACAAGGCCGGTATACGCCGGAAAGGCATTAGTCAAACTGAAGTTTAAGTCCGATCCGCAGGTTCTGACGATCAGGCCGAACGTCTTTCCGGTCTCACGGCAAGAACCGAATCCCCCGGAAGTGATCAAATTGGAAGCGGGTGACAGGAAGGAACCGGTAGAAAGAGTGGAACATGTTAAGAGCGAACGACCCGAATTGACGGAAGCTTCAATCATCGTATCCGGCGGAAGGGGAATGGGAGGTCCGGAAAATTTCCATCTGACTGAAGAACTCGCCGACGAATTGGGCGCTGCTGTCGGAGCGAGCCGCGCGGTCGTTGACGCCGGCTGGAGACCTCACTCCGAGCAGGTGGGACAGACGGGAAAGACCGTGTCGCCGAATCTCTATATTGCCTGCGGTATTTCCGGCGCCATTCAGCACTTAGCCGGCATGTTGTCCTCAAAAAATATTGTTGCCATCAACAAGGACCCGGACGCGCCCATATTCAAAGTCGCCACTTACGGGATAGTCGGAGACCTTTTCGAAGTAATTCCCAGGATGGTAGAAGAAGTAAGGAAAATTAAGGGCTAA
- a CDS encoding DUF4249 family protein translates to MSRKNIIALIFLSVGSTGLFYCDSILDLPDPVQFEEKIVLNGNLVLGSSNLLIRLDVATAIEDNFDTLSTALSGATVILKYDTTVVVVEETKAGLYEYSDSSFLIESGKSYTIEASDDVHDPVTATTTVPYPISLIDMSSELNDGDSLTYIPASDTAQFLVPYLFSFKVMSTVEGEFPSLIRLVNRALEPSRETMITEDNELKAFLFKWNFIGDENDEDIDKRIRTRNRIIFNSVDPDAEYKMGWIFYTFYGWQLFEVYALDRAYYNYHIRNIEDAPTDPNYLPESNVIGGYGLLFSSYRVSINFFLERP, encoded by the coding sequence TTGAGTAGAAAGAACATAATAGCTCTGATATTTTTATCGGTAGGTTCGACCGGTTTATTCTATTGTGATTCGATATTAGACTTACCGGATCCGGTGCAATTCGAAGAGAAGATCGTTCTAAACGGTAATCTTGTATTAGGAAGTTCGAATCTTCTTATCAGGTTGGATGTTGCCACGGCTATAGAAGACAATTTTGATACACTAAGCACGGCGCTGAGTGGCGCGACTGTGATCCTGAAGTACGATACTACCGTAGTTGTGGTTGAAGAGACTAAAGCAGGCTTGTATGAATATTCGGATAGTTCATTCCTGATAGAGAGCGGAAAATCATACACTATTGAAGCATCTGATGATGTTCATGATCCGGTTACTGCAACTACAACCGTTCCTTATCCTATCAGTTTGATAGATATGTCATCGGAATTAAACGACGGTGATTCTCTTACCTATATACCGGCGAGCGACACGGCGCAGTTTCTTGTTCCTTACTTATTTTCATTTAAGGTAATGTCAACCGTCGAAGGAGAATTTCCATCTCTGATTCGACTCGTAAATAGGGCATTGGAGCCGAGTAGGGAAACTATGATCACCGAAGACAATGAACTGAAAGCTTTTCTTTTTAAGTGGAACTTCATCGGTGATGAAAATGACGAAGATATTGACAAAAGAATACGTACGCGGAACAGAATAATTTTCAACAGTGTGGATCCCGACGCAGAATATAAGATGGGATGGATCTTCTACACCTTTTACGGTTGGCAGTTATTTGAGGTTTATGCCCTTGACCGGGCATATTATAATTATCATATCAGGAACATAGAAGATGCTCCTACTGATCCGAATTATCTTCCGGAAAGCAACGTAATTGGGGGATATGGACTGTTATTTTCGTCCTATCGAGTGAGTATAAACTTTTTTCTTGAACGCCCCTAA
- a CDS encoding STAS domain-containing protein — protein sequence MECSYDQIENTLIFRIEEHKFDTPIATEVKEKLRSLLADGEIKNLLFNLSSVKSIDSSGLSSLLFGRRQISDRNGKCFLINPQPKVVSLLKIARLDSVFDSFADEGSALKSL from the coding sequence ATGGAATGCAGTTACGATCAGATAGAAAATACGCTTATTTTCAGGATTGAAGAACATAAATTCGATACGCCGATTGCGACTGAGGTGAAGGAAAAGCTACGGAGTCTTCTCGCGGACGGTGAAATAAAGAACCTGCTGTTCAATCTCTCTTCAGTCAAATCTATCGACAGCAGCGGTCTGAGTTCTCTGTTGTTCGGGAGAAGGCAAATCAGTGACCGGAACGGTAAATGCTTCCTGATCAATCCGCAGCCGAAAGTGGTATCCCTTCTTAAGATAGCGCGGTTGGATTCGGTGTTCGATTCATTCGCCGATGAGGGCAGCGCCCTGAAATCCCTTTAG